The following DNA comes from Sediminitomix flava.
TTCTTCTTACTTCAGAAGTACCATCTGTGTAGTTGAATTGGATAATTAATGGCATCACCAATCCACCAACATTTTTAAATGACATTTCATAGTAGAATTTACCCGATGAAATTAATGCTGATTCCTCATCACCAATTGAAGAAGTATATCTTTCGAAGTTACCTTTAGCTTCTGCCGTAACCTCATACTCTTCATAAGTATTGTAGAAGTCATTCAAGTAAGGACGTCTTTCTACACGAGTTTGAAGTTTTTCTTCCTTGTTATGCTGGTCTGTGATATTTGGTACAGCATCTCTCTGAGCAATCAATTTTGGATATTCTACTTCAGGATTTTTAGTATCAATATCTACTTGTTTTACACCTTCAATAGAAATATCTACGTGGTCAGTAGTATAGAACCAACCTCTCCAGAACCAATCCAAATCTACACCAGAAGCATCTTCCATTGTACGGAAGAAGTCAGCTGGTTGAGGGTGTTTGAATGCCCAACGTCTTGCATATTCTTTAAATGCATAGTCAAACAACTCTCTACCCATTACAGTCTCTCTCAAGATGTTCAATGCTGTAGCAGGCTTTCCATAAGCATTGTTACCAAACTGCTTAATTGACTCTGAGTTAGTCATAATTGGAACAATGTTCGATTTGTCTCCTTTCATGTAAGGAACAATCTTAGCTGCTGGTCCACGACGGTGAGGATAGTTAGGCTCCCACTCTTGCTCTGCCAAGAATTGAACAAATGTATTCAAACCTTCATCCATCCAAGTCCACTGACGCTCATCTGAGTTGATGATCATTGGGAAGAAGTTATGACCTACTTCATGGATAATTACACCAAGCATCCCGTATTTGATACGCTCTGAGTAAGTTCCATCTTTTTCAGTACGTCCGTAGTTGAAACAGATCATTGGATACTCCATACCGTTTGAAGCCTCAACAGAGATTGCAACTGGGTACGGATAAGGAATTGTATATTTTGAATATACTTCAAGTGTGTGAGCTACTGCTTCAGTAGAATATTTTGCATAAAGACCGTAAGCTTCTTTTGGAAAGTAAGACATTGCCATTACTTTCTTACCTTCGATGTCTACACCCATTGCGTCCCAAATGTATTTACGAGAAGAACCCCAAGCGAAGTCTCTCACATTCTTAGCATGGTAAACCCAAGTTTTCTTACCATTTTTTTTATTTTGCTCTTTTTCGATTGCTTCCTCTTTAGTTACAATCTGAACAGGCTTATCAGCTGTTTTTGACTGATTCCAACGCTTCAATTGAGTTGAAGACAATACTGAAGAAGGATTTTGTAATTCACCAGTAGAAGCTACAATATGATCTGAAGGAACTGTAATGCTTACTTTATAATCCCCGAATGGAAGTGCAAATTCACCTCTACCCAAGAATTGTTTGTGTTGCCATCCGTTCACATCAT
Coding sequences within:
- a CDS encoding M1 family metallopeptidase, which produces MRFKTFYRLAMAVCLIGFQVNSYAQENYNNSKFKQLDEKLPTPNTYRTGSGAPGHQYWQQKADYVINVELDEDTQSIKGKETITYTNNSPDQLTYLWVQLDQNMRAKDSDTYKISQSTMKEKMSPAQIARIEGYPEYDGGHKILSVKDASGKALKYTINKTMMRVELSRPLASKKRTSLQIEWTNNINDRLLMGGRGGFEYFEEDGNHLFTLTQWFPRMAVYDDVNGWQHKQFLGRGEFALPFGDYKVSITVPSDHIVASTGELQNPSSVLSSTQLKRWNQSKTADKPVQIVTKEEAIEKEQNKKNGKKTWVYHAKNVRDFAWGSSRKYIWDAMGVDIEGKKVMAMSYFPKEAYGLYAKYSTEAVAHTLEVYSKYTIPYPYPVAISVEASNGMEYPMICFNYGRTEKDGTYSERIKYGMLGVIIHEVGHNFFPMIINSDERQWTWMDEGLNTFVQFLAEQEWEPNYPHRRGPAAKIVPYMKGDKSNIVPIMTNSESIKQFGNNAYGKPATALNILRETVMGRELFDYAFKEYARRWAFKHPQPADFFRTMEDASGVDLDWFWRGWFYTTDHVDISIEGVKQVDIDTKNPEVEYPKLIAQRDAVPNITDQHNKEEKLQTRVERRPYLNDFYNTYEEYEVTAEAKGNFERYTSSIGDEESALISSGKFYYEMSFKNVGGLVMPLIIQFNYTDGTSEVRRIPAEIWKMGDEVVTKVFVTSKEVNDFVLDPFLETADTDTYNNNFPRKEEMSRFEVYKRQKYGSRPNPMQKAQKAKANGQ